AATCGATGGGTCAAACAGCTGGGTAGTAATAACTTTTCGATTGTTGGTATACACTGGCCAAGTGATATAACCTAGCCAAAATTTGTCCAACAAATAAAAGCCGAATTAATGAATAAACTGTTGAATATAGCCCAGGCAGGGCATCGGCAGTTTGTCCGGGAATATGCATTCAAGTCGGACCTGAAAATCAAATGGATGCGCCCCGAGAAGATCGCGTGCTATAAGCCCGAAAAGAGCGGCGATTTAGCCAAGCTGCCTCCTCTGAAAGCCGACGAACTGCTGCCGGAATACAGGGACTGCAAGGAGTTGGATAAGTATGTTGCAGTATTCTCTCAATATAATAGTTTATTTACATCATCTCACCATTTTGTAGAGCCGACGAGTCAGTTAAATCCTTGTTCAAACTGAGCAACAACGCTAGTTACCTGACCACAAAATTCTATCGCGATGAGATGGTCAAGGAGGTGCAAAGACATGCCCAGGATTTCGGCTCAATGGAGGCCAAATGTATGTATCTTTGCAAAGTGCACATATAGCAGTTCCCCCCAAATTTGCCCTTCTTTTAGTGGCAAAAATGACTGCAGTTATCCGCCGCTACCAGGAGCACATGGACAAGCATCCGCGCGACAAGATGATCAAGGTGCGTCTCAAGGAGCTCATCGACAAACGCAAGAAGTTCCTCAAGTACTTGAGACGTTGGGATTATCCCCGCTTCGAGTGGATTCTCGAGAAACTCGACCTGGTGTACAAGCCACCGCCCACACATTTCCACTGGATCACCCGCAAGGAATCCCTCCAAAAGTTGACCGACATATACTGCGAAAACCTAAAGGAAGAGCGGCTAGAGGCTTACCATAAGCAGCTGCAGGCCCAGCAAATACCCTTCCTTGAGGAGGCCATCAAGAAGATGCAGTTCGTGCGGCAGGAACAGATTTCCTGCGATGTCCCCGTGACCGTGACAGAAGAGAAGATCGCCGACTCAAAAAGGCAGCTGGAAATGCTGAAGGAGCTGCAGCAGGCGGAGGCAGCCGCCAGCAGCAAGAAACAAAACGAGGATGGCTTCAATTAGGCCCGATTCTTTAATGTTACGGTGTCttacaataaatgtaaatgctggttttcttaaattatatgttttattatACTTTAAGAGTTAGGCTGGACATCGTACCCTATGTCATGATCATCTGAGCGCATactggcaaataaataagaagGCAAGCATGATTGCCTTagaaaaatgtgtaaaaacaGACGCAATTAAAGAGAAGTTCCTAAAGGGTACGGTTGCAGCTAACGTCTGCCCGACGAGGAGGTTTTCCgcctgccgccgctgctggaGCTACTCGAGCTGCTCGACGAAGAGTCGCTGGAGCTGGACGAActggacgacgacgaggaggacaCGGAAGAG
The sequence above is drawn from the Drosophila melanogaster chromosome 2R genome and encodes:
- the bonsai gene encoding bonsai, encoding MNKLLNIAQAGHRQFVREYAFKSDLKIKWMRPEKIACYKPEKSGDLAKLPPLKADELLPEYRDCKELDKADESVKSLFKLSNNASYLTTKFYRDEMVKEVQRHAQDFGSMEAKLAKMTAVIRRYQEHMDKHPRDKMIKVRLKELIDKRKKFLKYLRRWDYPRFEWILEKLDLVYKPPPTHFHWITRKESLQKLTDIYCENLKEERLEAYHKQLQAQQIPFLEEAIKKMQFVRQEQISCDVPVTVTEEKIADSKRQLEMLKELQQAEAAASSKKQNEDGFN